From the Cryptomeria japonica chromosome 2, Sugi_1.0, whole genome shotgun sequence genome, one window contains:
- the LOC131053538 gene encoding allene oxide synthase 2, chloroplastic-like, with product MCFNFLWRSVLNRDPAEPGYASLGTQGPSYVFKWIGLQLAPIASTGVLPKMLEEITIHALPLPFLLVRWDYKKVYDFFWTYGRHLLEAAEHQFDLSQEEACHNLVFTICFNTFGGMFIFFPSPIQRIATAGKQLHADLAEEIRGGIKKHGELNIRALESMALLRSTVYEALRIDPPVPFQYGHAKEDLVVESHDGRYAVRKGEMLGGYQPFATRDPRVFHYPDDFLPRRFMGEEGEKLLKYVLWSNGPETEQTTVHNKQCAGKHFVVMISRLLVAHLFVHYDSFEIDPSTTTKVVLTSLQKDTSSFPFSQLNVGA from the coding sequence ATGTGTTTTAATTTTCTGTGGAGGTCGGTGCTGAACAGAGACCCAGCGGAACCAGGGTACGCAAGCCTGGGAACTCAAGGGCCTAGTTATGTGTTCAAGTGGATTGGGCTTCAGCTCGCTCCAATTGCCAGCACGGGTGTGCTGCCCAAGATGTTGGAGGAGATCACAATCCACGCACTCCCTCTGCCGTTCCTGCTTGTACGTTGGGATTACAAAAAAGTTTACGATTTCTTCTGGACATATGGCAGGCATTTGCTGGAGGCAGCGGAGCATCAGTTCGATCTAAGTCAAGAGGAGGCATGCCATAATCTGGTGTTCACCATATGCTTCAACACCTTCGGAGGAATGTTCATTTTTTTTCCCTCCCCCATACAACGTATTGCCACCGCGGGCAAGCAGCTGCATGCAGATCTGGCAGAGGAAATAAGAGGTGGCATTAAAAAACACGGAGAATTGAACATAAGAGCCCTAGAGAGCATGGCGTTGCTCCGTTCGACTGTGTATGAAGCGCTGCGGATCGATCCACCCGTGCCGTTCCAGTACGGGCATGCGAAAGAGGACCTGGTAGTGGAGTCGCACGATGGGAGATATGCGGTGAGGAAGGGAGAGATGCTTGGTGGGTATCAGCCCTTTGCAACCAGAGATCCCAGAGTGTTTCATTACCCCGATGATTTTCTTCCTCGGCGTTTCATGGGAGAGGAAGGGGAGAAGCTGTTAAAATATGTGCTGTGGTCGAACGGGCCGGAGACTGAGCAGACGACGGTGCATAACAAGCAGTGTGCGGGGAAGCACTTCGTGGTGATGATATCACGCCTGCTGGTGGCGCATCTGTTCGTTCATTACGACTCGTTTGAGATCGACCCATCCACCACAACAAAAGTCGTTCTTACCTCGCTGCAAAAGGACACTTCTTCATTCCCCTTCTCTCAGTTAAATGTAGGAGCCTAG